The window GTTAGAAAAGCTGTAATCAATGCTTATGGAAATGTCCTTTTAGCAGAAGAAAGCGTTTCTATATTGGAAAAAAACATTACCGTTTTAGAAAAAAACTTAAATGAAATTACTAAGATTTTTGAAAATGGTTTAGAAGAAGAAGAAAGTGTAGAGCAAATAAAAATCACACTATCCAGTGTCCAAAGTAGGCTAAACAACACTAACCGCCTAAAGGTTTTGGCCTATCAAATGCTAAACCTTAATATAGGAAAACCTATAGAGGACAAAACTGTATTAACCGAAAACCTAGACGCGTTAACACTTCAAAACATTCAGTTAGAATTATTAACCACTGATAATAATGTAGAAAATACTATAGATTATAAAATCGCAGAAAACGATAAAACATCAAAAGAACTATTAGTAAAATTAGAAAAAAGCAAAGCTTTACCTAGCTTAAATGCATTTATAAATGGTGCTTACGCAGGAAACAGAGAATCTTTCAACTTTGGTGATACCGGAGAAAAATGGTTTGGTTCCTCCATATTTGGTGTCAGTTTAAATATCCCAATTTTTAGTTCAGGCATGAGAAGTGCAGCAACGCAACGTGCAAAAATCAATTTAGAAAAAGCAGAAATAAACCTTACGGAGACGGAACAAATCCTTAACCTGAAAATACACTCTGCTAAAAGTGATTACCAATTTGCAATTGAAGAGTACCAAAAC is drawn from Psychroserpens sp. NJDZ02 and contains these coding sequences:
- a CDS encoding TolC family protein: MRNILIVFSLILSTFAFSQETTPTEFSLQEAIDYALENNRSVKNAALDIDAAIKQKWETTATGLPQLSAAVDYQNALKRNVFVFGDQIIQVGSRHTLTGTATLSQLLFDGSYIVGLQSAKVYLEISKNAKTKTDLEVRKAVINAYGNVLLAEESVSILEKNITVLEKNLNEITKIFENGLEEEESVEQIKITLSSVQSRLNNTNRLKVLAYQMLNLNIGKPIEDKTVLTENLDALTLQNIQLELLTTDNNVENTIDYKIAENDKTSKELLVKLEKSKALPSLNAFINGAYAGNRESFNFGDTGEKWFGSSIFGVSLNIPIFSSGMRSAATQRAKINLEKAEINLTETEQILNLKIHSAKSDYQFAIEEYQNKKENLTLAERIEQKNQTKFFEGIGSSFDLRQAQTQLYTAQQEFLQTMLDVITKKAELETLLNTTN